The Rhodopirellula islandica genome includes a region encoding these proteins:
- a CDS encoding FAD-dependent oxidoreductase: protein MVYGATPAGIAAAVAAGKSGQSVLLIEPTNRIGGLVTSGLSHTDFHSLESLSGAFLDFANRVEAHYIETDGPDSPQVEASYHGTFGEPKVNLAVFHALLDEHPRVERIHQHALSALKLSESQSQKRIESATLVDPQGNTRTIRGSVFVDGSYEGDLMAMAGVEWRAGREGRDEHGESLAPEAADDQLQAYNFRFIMTQEESNRVTPVAPPGYQREDFVGVLDAIASKKIERVFDYPSKCIFKAHLPVLPGGKYDINDVSRGLVRLSLPGKNLGWPDGTAEERQAIYDEHLRDQVGLLYFLQNDPEVPEAFRQEAKQWGWCRDEFLDTNHLPPQLYVREARRMQGVSIYTQTDSEYAEEGTRAKFHRDSIAMADYGNNCHGTHHEGPRFGGKHSGEFYNPVPPYQIPYGVLLPKEIDNLLVPGAVSSSHVGFCALRLEPVWMSLGQAAGHAAALAVQLDQPVQQVDVASLQSQLHANGSATIYVSDVLPDSPDFAGVQWWGAAGGLLKLYPEGTPRKPRGKKLHGQYTEAAPGHAVELDQPLDAKLEQRWRALAESMSVPLAGLPKANGTTTRGDFIRAAATAARE, encoded by the coding sequence GTGGTGTACGGAGCCACACCAGCGGGCATTGCCGCGGCGGTGGCTGCTGGTAAATCCGGGCAGTCGGTTCTGTTGATCGAACCGACCAACCGAATCGGTGGATTGGTCACCAGTGGTCTGTCGCACACCGATTTCCATTCGCTCGAAAGCCTCAGCGGGGCGTTCCTGGATTTTGCGAATCGTGTTGAAGCTCACTACATCGAAACCGATGGCCCGGACTCGCCGCAGGTGGAGGCTTCCTACCACGGCACATTCGGCGAACCCAAAGTCAACCTCGCTGTGTTCCACGCCTTGCTGGACGAACACCCCCGCGTGGAACGGATCCATCAACACGCTCTCTCGGCGTTGAAGCTCTCTGAATCTCAATCGCAGAAACGCATCGAATCGGCCACCTTGGTTGACCCACAAGGCAACACGCGGACGATTCGCGGCAGCGTCTTTGTCGACGGCAGTTACGAGGGCGACCTGATGGCGATGGCAGGAGTCGAGTGGCGGGCTGGTCGTGAAGGACGCGATGAACACGGCGAATCGCTGGCACCAGAAGCCGCAGACGATCAACTGCAAGCCTACAACTTTCGCTTCATCATGACCCAAGAGGAATCCAACCGCGTGACCCCTGTCGCTCCGCCTGGCTACCAGCGTGAAGACTTTGTGGGCGTGCTGGATGCGATCGCATCAAAGAAGATTGAACGTGTTTTCGACTACCCGAGCAAATGCATTTTCAAAGCCCACCTGCCCGTGTTGCCCGGTGGCAAATACGACATCAACGATGTCTCGCGAGGCTTGGTGCGGCTTTCATTGCCAGGCAAAAACCTCGGTTGGCCAGACGGCACCGCAGAAGAACGCCAAGCGATTTATGACGAGCACCTCCGAGATCAAGTCGGGCTGCTGTATTTCCTGCAAAACGACCCGGAGGTTCCCGAAGCGTTTCGCCAAGAAGCCAAGCAGTGGGGATGGTGCCGCGACGAATTTCTGGACACCAATCATCTGCCACCGCAACTGTATGTGCGAGAAGCTCGCCGCATGCAAGGAGTTTCCATCTACACGCAGACGGACAGCGAGTACGCAGAGGAAGGCACGCGTGCGAAATTCCACCGCGACTCGATCGCCATGGCGGACTACGGGAACAACTGCCACGGCACCCACCACGAAGGGCCCCGTTTCGGCGGCAAACATAGCGGCGAGTTCTACAATCCCGTGCCGCCGTATCAGATCCCCTACGGAGTCTTGCTCCCCAAAGAGATCGACAACTTGTTGGTACCGGGGGCCGTTTCATCCTCCCACGTCGGATTCTGTGCGTTGCGGCTGGAACCGGTCTGGATGTCGTTGGGACAAGCCGCCGGGCACGCTGCAGCTCTGGCCGTGCAGCTAGATCAACCGGTACAGCAAGTCGACGTCGCGAGCCTTCAAAGTCAACTGCACGCCAATGGTTCTGCCACGATCTACGTCAGCGACGTGCTGCCTGATTCACCCGACTTTGCCGGCGTGCAGTGGTGGGGCGCCGCTGGAGGACTGTTGAAACTGTATCCCGAGGGAACACCACGCAAACCACGCGGCAAGAAACTGCACGGGCAATACACCGAGGCCGCACCAGGGCACGCTGTCGAACTTGACCAACCGCTCGACGCCAAACTGGAACAACGCTGGCGAGCGTTGGCCGAGTCGATGAGTGTGCCGCTCGCTGGTCTTCCGAAGGCCAACGGCACCACCACCCGAGGCGATTTCATCCGCGCCGCGGCAACGGCAGCACGTGAATAG
- a CDS encoding L-lactate permease, producing the protein MLALVALLPILTVGVLLVGLRWPAARAMPVAFVLTAALSALVWQVPALQVAAASIKGVIIAVSLLFIVFGAILLLESLTVSGAISTIRSSFSNLSPDARVQAIIIAWLFGSFIEGAAGFGTPAAVCVPLLVGLGFPALAAVFCGMIIQSTPVSFGAVGTPILVGVDKGLSGSAAAQTLAVEQGLVPWSEFLQLIAIKVAVLHATVGLFIPLIMVCVLTRTFGANRQFSEGLAVWRFALFASLSMTVPYVLTAIFLGPEFPSLIGALVGLTLVTTAARRGWMMPRDGKVWTFAESSTWPPEWTGRAPDAKTERDTLASPNAMRVLPPWLAWTPYLLVAVLLLLTRLVAPVTEAIRSVAWNFDSILGCSSVSVRIEPLYLPGTIFVVVSLLTVALHRTPTAATRLAWRRSFRMIARASIPLLFSVPMVQVFIHSDGGRDGTLDKMPIVLATQAGQWMGDGWPLVAPLVGGLGAFIAGSNTFSNMMFSEFQFSVAQHIGTDPTWGVALQAVGGAAGNMICVHNVVAACAVVGLLGQEGLVLRRTLPAFLYYTLFAGIIGWIIS; encoded by the coding sequence ATGCTCGCTCTGGTCGCCTTGCTGCCGATCCTGACCGTTGGCGTGTTGTTGGTCGGGCTGCGTTGGCCGGCTGCACGCGCGATGCCGGTCGCGTTTGTCTTGACCGCCGCGTTGTCGGCTTTGGTTTGGCAAGTCCCCGCTCTGCAGGTCGCGGCCGCATCGATCAAAGGCGTGATCATTGCAGTCAGTTTGCTATTCATCGTTTTCGGCGCGATTCTGCTGCTGGAATCCTTGACGGTCAGCGGCGCGATCAGCACGATCCGCTCTTCGTTCAGCAACCTGTCGCCCGACGCTCGGGTTCAAGCCATCATCATCGCGTGGCTGTTCGGATCGTTCATCGAAGGAGCCGCCGGTTTCGGCACCCCGGCGGCCGTCTGCGTTCCGCTGTTGGTCGGGCTGGGATTCCCAGCCTTGGCCGCGGTCTTTTGCGGCATGATCATCCAAAGCACGCCGGTCTCGTTTGGCGCGGTCGGGACGCCGATCTTGGTCGGCGTCGACAAAGGTCTGTCCGGATCCGCCGCCGCTCAAACGCTGGCGGTTGAGCAGGGACTCGTCCCCTGGTCCGAATTCCTGCAACTCATCGCAATCAAAGTCGCGGTGCTGCACGCGACCGTCGGGTTGTTCATCCCGCTGATCATGGTTTGTGTGCTGACCAGAACCTTCGGTGCCAACCGTCAGTTTTCCGAGGGACTGGCTGTCTGGCGGTTCGCTTTGTTCGCCTCGCTTTCAATGACGGTCCCGTACGTGTTGACGGCGATCTTCCTGGGCCCGGAATTCCCCTCGCTGATCGGTGCCTTGGTCGGTTTGACGCTGGTGACGACGGCGGCCCGTCGTGGTTGGATGATGCCACGGGACGGCAAGGTGTGGACGTTCGCGGAATCGTCCACGTGGCCTCCGGAATGGACCGGGCGAGCGCCGGACGCAAAGACAGAGCGGGACACGCTTGCGTCTCCCAACGCGATGCGGGTCCTGCCACCCTGGTTGGCTTGGACGCCGTACTTGTTGGTTGCGGTGCTGCTGTTGCTCACCCGCTTGGTCGCCCCCGTGACGGAAGCGATCCGTTCGGTCGCCTGGAATTTCGATTCCATTCTTGGCTGTTCGTCCGTCAGCGTTCGGATCGAACCGCTGTATTTGCCAGGAACGATTTTCGTGGTGGTTTCGCTGCTGACGGTCGCGTTGCACCGGACACCAACCGCAGCCACTCGATTGGCGTGGCGTCGCAGCTTTCGCATGATCGCTCGGGCTTCGATCCCGTTGCTGTTTTCAGTGCCGATGGTTCAAGTCTTCATCCATTCCGACGGCGGTCGCGATGGAACACTGGATAAAATGCCGATCGTGCTCGCAACGCAAGCAGGTCAGTGGATGGGCGACGGATGGCCGCTGGTCGCGCCGCTCGTGGGTGGCCTGGGAGCCTTCATCGCCGGATCCAACACGTTCAGCAACATGATGTTTTCCGAGTTTCAATTTTCGGTCGCTCAACACATCGGCACGGATCCGACTTGGGGTGTGGCGTTGCAAGCGGTTGGAGGTGCTGCAGGCAACATGATCTGCGTTCACAATGTGGTCGCCGCCTGCGCCGTGGTCGGCTTGCTCGGACAAGAAGGCCTGGTGCTGCGCCGCACCCTTCCCGCGTTCCTGTATTACACGCTGTTCGCAGGGATCATCGGTTGGATCATCTCTTGA
- a CDS encoding APC family permease, with translation MTADLQSSRTPEPAQLRRDVGLFGAMMMGLGSIIGTGVFVSIGIAAGITGPSVVFAILVAALVAAFNGLSSAQLAAVHPVSGGTYEYGYRWLTPSLGFTAGWMFLCAKSASAATAALGLAGYALQLLEIDRVGWVVPVAVGAVLATTLLLLGGIRRSNWTNIAIVSTTLIALASFVIAGLPVAWREGFANMTPLFTSDHPATATRQFLEACALMFVAYTGYGRIATLGEEVQTPHRTIPRAIIATLLVSSLLYAIVGGVAVAAVGTGTLSSTSQPTSPLQLVANQLNSPLVAKLVSIGAVTAMLGVLLNLILGLSRVVFAMGRRGDLPGGLATVSNQSSTPYVAVIAVGMGVGSLALIGDVKTTWSFSAFTVLVYYALTNLAATRLTVNERLFPPIVPWLGLASCLGLAFWVQPKIWIIGLALVAIGLVFQRWMQQRSELAD, from the coding sequence ATGACCGCAGATTTGCAATCATCCCGCACCCCAGAGCCTGCACAACTTCGCCGTGACGTGGGTCTGTTCGGCGCCATGATGATGGGACTGGGATCGATCATCGGCACCGGGGTCTTTGTCAGCATCGGAATCGCGGCGGGAATCACCGGCCCATCCGTCGTGTTTGCGATTCTCGTTGCCGCCTTGGTTGCCGCCTTCAATGGGCTCAGCAGCGCACAACTGGCGGCGGTGCATCCAGTCAGTGGCGGCACTTATGAGTACGGGTATCGCTGGCTGACACCATCGCTGGGCTTCACGGCCGGCTGGATGTTTCTGTGTGCCAAGTCCGCTTCAGCTGCGACCGCCGCGTTGGGCCTTGCCGGGTACGCCCTGCAACTCCTCGAAATCGATCGCGTGGGTTGGGTCGTGCCAGTGGCCGTTGGTGCGGTGCTTGCAACGACGTTGTTGTTGCTGGGCGGGATCCGGCGGTCCAATTGGACCAACATTGCCATCGTCAGCACGACGCTGATCGCGCTGGCCAGCTTCGTGATCGCAGGCTTGCCGGTCGCTTGGCGAGAAGGCTTCGCCAACATGACACCGCTGTTTACATCGGATCATCCCGCGACCGCAACGCGGCAGTTCCTGGAGGCTTGCGCGTTGATGTTCGTTGCCTACACGGGCTATGGCCGAATTGCGACACTCGGCGAAGAAGTCCAGACCCCACACCGGACGATTCCGCGAGCCATCATTGCCACGCTGCTGGTGTCTTCGCTGCTGTACGCAATCGTTGGAGGCGTCGCGGTCGCGGCAGTCGGAACGGGGACATTGAGTTCCACCTCTCAACCAACCTCGCCGCTGCAACTCGTTGCGAACCAATTGAATTCACCGCTGGTCGCCAAACTGGTTTCGATCGGCGCCGTGACCGCAATGCTCGGTGTGCTTCTCAACCTGATCCTCGGCCTATCAAGAGTTGTTTTCGCGATGGGCCGACGCGGTGACTTGCCTGGTGGTTTGGCGACGGTCTCGAACCAGAGTTCCACGCCATACGTCGCTGTCATCGCGGTGGGAATGGGCGTGGGATCACTCGCGCTGATCGGTGATGTCAAAACGACTTGGTCGTTCAGTGCCTTCACCGTGCTGGTCTACTACGCGCTGACCAACCTCGCAGCAACGCGTCTGACCGTGAACGAACGCCTGTTCCCTCCGATTGTCCCCTGGCTGGGCTTGGCCTCTTGCCTGGGTTTGGCGTTCTGGGTGCAACCCAAAATCTGGATCATCGGACTCGCTTTGGTCGCGATCGGCTTGGTGTTCCAACGATGGATGCAGCAACGGAGTGAATTGGCAGACTGA
- a CDS encoding DUF6793 family protein: MPLFEIETDAHIIITWAENEDAAREVVDDAYPEDELMRLTKRPRDSWVISKGALGLTDRTLDPCMTARDCLSKSAGDKVNAIRLYRMETGCDLEQARIAIESNMVMGW; encoded by the coding sequence ATGCCTTTGTTCGAAATCGAAACCGACGCCCACATCATCATCACCTGGGCTGAAAATGAAGACGCCGCTCGCGAAGTGGTGGATGACGCGTACCCCGAAGATGAACTGATGCGGCTCACCAAACGCCCTCGGGATTCTTGGGTGATCAGCAAAGGTGCTTTGGGTCTGACCGACCGAACGCTCGACCCGTGCATGACAGCTCGCGATTGCCTGAGCAAATCAGCGGGCGACAAGGTCAACGCAATCCGTTTGTACCGAATGGAAACTGGCTGCGACCTCGAACAAGCCCGCATCGCGATCGAATCCAATATGGTGATGGGATGGTGA
- a CDS encoding ABC transporter ATP-binding protein, translating to MITLEGFGKDYGEFTAVESIDLQIDAGETFGFIGPNGAGKSTTIRFLATLLRATRGRGEVAGCDVMNDPMGVRRAIGYMPDNFGVYDGMRVWEFLDFFAVAYGIARSQRGPIIDNVLELLDLGHKRDDFVNGLSRGMKQRLCLAKTLVHDPPVLILDEPASGLDPRARVEVKALLKELRRMGKTILISSHILTELADCCTSIGIIERGQLLMSGPIDQVYRKIRRNRTVEIAFTENAEAGISILRSSPALRDLELRPDRVIAELETDDAGLATLLNHLIAQGVQMRSFYDRDPTLEDVFMSVTEGLVS from the coding sequence ATGATCACCTTGGAAGGCTTCGGCAAAGACTACGGTGAGTTCACCGCGGTCGAATCCATCGACCTGCAAATTGATGCCGGAGAAACGTTTGGATTCATCGGTCCCAACGGGGCTGGCAAGAGCACCACGATTCGTTTTTTGGCAACGTTGCTGCGAGCCACTCGCGGACGCGGCGAGGTCGCAGGTTGCGATGTGATGAACGATCCCATGGGAGTCCGTCGGGCGATTGGATACATGCCCGACAACTTTGGCGTCTACGACGGGATGCGGGTGTGGGAGTTCTTGGACTTCTTCGCGGTCGCCTACGGCATCGCCCGATCGCAACGGGGACCGATCATCGACAACGTGCTCGAACTGCTGGACCTGGGGCATAAACGAGACGATTTCGTCAATGGTTTGTCGAGAGGGATGAAGCAGCGTTTGTGCTTGGCCAAGACGCTGGTCCACGATCCACCGGTGTTGATCTTGGACGAACCTGCCAGCGGGCTGGACCCGAGAGCCAGGGTGGAGGTCAAGGCGTTGCTGAAAGAGCTGCGTCGGATGGGAAAAACGATCCTGATCAGCAGTCACATCCTGACCGAACTGGCCGACTGCTGCACCTCGATTGGAATCATCGAGCGAGGCCAACTGCTGATGAGCGGACCGATTGATCAGGTGTATCGCAAGATCCGACGCAACCGCACGGTCGAAATTGCCTTCACCGAAAACGCAGAAGCGGGGATCTCCATCCTGCGAAGCAGTCCCGCGTTGCGAGACCTGGAGCTGCGTCCCGATCGCGTGATCGCGGAGCTGGAAACCGACGACGCAGGGCTGGCCACATTGCTGAATCACTTGATTGCTCAAGGGGTTCAGATGCGATCGTTTTACGACCGAGACCCAACGCTCGAGGATGTCTTCATGAGCGTCACCGAAGGCCTGGTTTCATAA
- a CDS encoding co-chaperone GroES: MAKKKTAPKVFEYVEPIGDRVLVRKDEPKRETRGGIALPDAAEIPTITGRIVTISTVVENDEELPLRQYDKILFHPKNAIPVDLEHDNQLFVVPVDDIVAVFRRDTPEE; the protein is encoded by the coding sequence ATGGCAAAAAAGAAAACCGCGCCCAAAGTATTTGAATACGTGGAGCCGATCGGTGATCGGGTGCTTGTTCGAAAAGACGAGCCCAAGCGAGAAACCCGAGGCGGGATCGCGCTTCCCGATGCAGCCGAGATCCCAACGATCACGGGACGCATCGTGACGATCAGCACCGTGGTCGAAAACGACGAGGAGTTGCCCCTGCGCCAGTACGACAAAATCCTGTTCCACCCCAAGAATGCGATCCCGGTGGATTTGGAACACGACAATCAGCTGTTCGTGGTTCCCGTGGATGACATCGTGGCGGTCTTCCGCCGCGACACGCCGGAAGAGTGA
- a CDS encoding PIN/TRAM domain-containing protein, translated as MALIVLRFIFLLCAGGVSAIINTSLPSGGSEAVPWLTFVAIMGLAVGIVVLDIYVPRKRIDTITSVYFGVLIGVLLTFILTIAAAPLIEMTSNLRVFQLVVGLVLCYVCTSVLLQTKDDFRFLIPYVEFVREVKGFKPLVLDTSVVIDGRIADLVATGVFDNQLIMPRFALSELQAIADSSDKLRRTRGRRGLDVLNRLRADENVDLQIFDRELPELAGQTVDLKLVLLAKHLEGKVVTGDYNLNKVAKVQGVPVINLNEISNSLRPVFLPDESFRLRIIKPGEGPEQGIGYLDDGTMVVVEGGRHKIGQEIDVRVTSTLQTNAGKMIFTKVDGR; from the coding sequence ATGGCACTGATTGTCCTGCGATTCATCTTTTTGCTGTGCGCCGGAGGCGTTTCAGCAATCATCAACACCTCCCTGCCCAGCGGCGGGTCAGAGGCAGTGCCGTGGTTGACGTTTGTCGCCATCATGGGACTGGCTGTGGGGATTGTGGTGCTGGACATCTATGTCCCGCGAAAACGGATCGACACGATCACCTCGGTTTACTTTGGGGTTCTGATCGGTGTTCTGCTGACGTTCATCCTGACGATCGCCGCGGCGCCGTTGATCGAGATGACCAGCAACCTGCGAGTGTTCCAATTGGTCGTCGGTTTGGTGCTGTGCTATGTCTGCACGTCCGTGCTGTTGCAGACCAAGGATGACTTTCGGTTTCTCATTCCTTATGTGGAATTTGTCCGTGAAGTCAAAGGTTTCAAACCATTGGTGCTGGACACCAGTGTGGTCATCGACGGCCGAATCGCCGATTTGGTCGCCACGGGAGTTTTCGACAACCAACTGATCATGCCGCGGTTTGCCCTGAGCGAATTGCAGGCGATTGCGGACAGCAGTGACAAACTGCGTCGCACGCGTGGTCGACGCGGTCTGGACGTGCTCAACCGTTTGCGTGCTGACGAGAATGTGGACCTGCAGATCTTTGATCGCGAATTGCCAGAACTGGCGGGGCAAACGGTTGACTTGAAGTTAGTCCTGTTGGCCAAGCACCTGGAAGGCAAAGTCGTCACGGGTGACTACAACTTGAACAAAGTCGCCAAGGTCCAAGGCGTGCCGGTCATCAACCTCAATGAGATCAGCAATTCGTTGCGGCCGGTGTTCTTGCCTGATGAGTCGTTCCGATTGCGGATCATCAAACCCGGCGAAGGGCCTGAGCAAGGCATTGGTTACTTGGACGATGGCACGATGGTTGTCGTCGAAGGTGGCCGCCACAAGATCGGGCAAGAGATTGATGTGCGGGTGACCAGCACGCTGCAGACCAACGCTGGCAAAATGATTTTCACCAAGGTGGACGGCCGCTAA
- the dgt gene encoding dGTP triphosphohydrolase, whose translation MIDLRRFADREHLLLASYAMHSSDTAGRIHPEEPHAYRGPYGRDRDRILHSSAFRRLSGKMQVFTGEMGTYHRTRLTHTFEVASVARTLARVLRLNEDLTEALALMHDIGHPPFGHCGEDVLSECMRSVGGFSHNQFALTIVQELEQRYHAFRGLNLSQETLAGQDTRAHKAEAAVGIAPLLEVQIVDAADSIAYDAHDIDDALQMGLLSIDALSELAIVRRTLQRVREKAGQLPVGPLRQLLVHELIDLQVGDLLHVSIERLQNIEGLSADAACQAGIRVGHSPTMASERAELESFLFEAVYRHARLMPVREAAADRVHTLFAALRRNPERLPMRFRRRLEHKPKERVVGEYLAGMTDRFCDQQFLVLQQSKNGPLSDW comes from the coding sequence ATGATCGATCTTCGCCGTTTCGCTGACCGTGAACACTTGTTGCTGGCGTCCTACGCGATGCACAGTTCCGACACGGCGGGGCGAATCCATCCCGAGGAACCGCACGCTTACCGCGGCCCCTACGGTCGCGACCGAGATCGCATTTTGCACAGCAGCGCGTTTCGGCGGTTGTCGGGCAAAATGCAGGTGTTCACGGGAGAGATGGGCACCTACCACCGAACCCGCCTGACTCACACGTTTGAAGTTGCCTCGGTGGCCAGGACGTTGGCGCGTGTGCTGCGATTGAATGAAGATCTGACTGAGGCGCTCGCGCTGATGCATGACATTGGGCACCCACCCTTTGGTCATTGCGGTGAGGATGTGCTGTCCGAGTGCATGCGTTCGGTTGGCGGATTCTCACACAACCAATTCGCACTGACGATCGTTCAAGAGTTGGAACAACGTTATCACGCGTTTCGCGGGCTGAACCTGTCCCAGGAGACTCTGGCCGGCCAGGACACCAGGGCGCACAAAGCAGAGGCCGCCGTCGGCATTGCACCGTTGTTGGAAGTCCAGATTGTGGATGCGGCGGACTCCATCGCCTACGACGCTCACGACATCGACGACGCCCTGCAAATGGGATTGCTGTCAATTGATGCGTTGTCGGAACTGGCCATCGTCCGCCGAACACTGCAACGCGTCCGCGAGAAGGCAGGGCAGTTGCCGGTCGGCCCGCTGCGGCAATTGCTGGTGCACGAGCTGATTGACTTGCAAGTCGGCGATTTGCTGCATGTTTCGATCGAGCGTCTGCAGAACATCGAAGGCCTGTCCGCCGACGCCGCGTGCCAAGCCGGAATTCGTGTCGGGCATTCACCAACCATGGCGTCCGAACGTGCCGAGTTGGAGAGTTTCTTGTTTGAGGCGGTTTATCGGCATGCTCGGTTGATGCCGGTCCGCGAAGCTGCCGCCGATCGAGTGCACACCTTGTTCGCTGCCCTGAGGCGAAACCCTGAACGATTGCCGATGCGTTTTCGCCGTCGACTGGAGCACAAACCCAAAGAGCGGGTGGTCGGGGAGTACCTGGCGGGGATGACGGATCGATTCTGCGATCAACAATTCTTGGTGCTGCAACAATCCAAGAACGGCCCTCTGTCCGACTGGTGA
- a CDS encoding glycosyltransferase, whose product MTDPTLGSESPLPAAVSASTAAPITNRFRPAKVIMALPAYNEEQSLPELLERIGEAFADSGLPYEVVIVDDGSKDDTAKIASQMSFQMPIHLVRHEVNQGLGVTIRDGLKEAVDRAGERDIIVTMDADNTHPPGLINRMVQSVHEGCDCVIASRFQNGSRVVGVPIERHFLSIGARVLFTVLFPTRGVRDYTSGYRAYRASALRDAFEYYGDDFVGETGFSCMADILLKLRKQGCVFGESPLRLRYDQKGGDSKMQVFKTIWLTLKMLGRHRVKGA is encoded by the coding sequence ATGACTGACCCCACCCTCGGCTCCGAATCCCCCCTTCCCGCGGCTGTCTCCGCGTCGACCGCGGCCCCGATCACCAATCGATTCCGCCCGGCCAAAGTCATCATGGCCCTGCCGGCCTACAACGAAGAGCAGTCCCTGCCAGAATTGCTGGAACGAATCGGCGAAGCCTTCGCAGACAGTGGACTGCCCTATGAAGTCGTCATTGTCGATGATGGCAGCAAGGACGACACCGCGAAGATCGCCTCGCAGATGTCATTTCAGATGCCGATTCACTTGGTGCGGCACGAGGTCAATCAAGGGCTCGGCGTCACCATTCGCGACGGTCTGAAAGAAGCCGTTGACCGTGCCGGTGAGCGAGACATCATCGTCACCATGGACGCTGACAACACTCACCCACCGGGATTGATCAACCGCATGGTGCAGTCGGTCCACGAAGGCTGCGACTGCGTGATCGCCTCCCGATTTCAAAATGGTTCGCGAGTCGTGGGCGTGCCGATTGAGCGTCACTTCCTCAGCATCGGGGCGCGCGTTTTGTTCACGGTGTTGTTTCCAACCCGTGGTGTTCGCGATTACACGTCCGGATACCGAGCCTACCGAGCATCGGCACTGCGAGATGCGTTTGAGTACTACGGCGACGACTTCGTTGGCGAGACCGGCTTTTCGTGCATGGCGGACATCTTGCTGAAGCTTCGCAAACAAGGCTGCGTGTTTGGCGAATCGCCCCTGCGTTTGCGATACGACCAAAAGGGTGGCGACAGCAAAATGCAAGTCTTCAAGACCATTTGGTTGACGCTCAAGATGTTGGGCCGGCACCGCGTCAAGGGAGCCTGA
- a CDS encoding NAD(P)/FAD-dependent oxidoreductase encodes MSVAPPSNPTSDVASSAAIPSHHNHDGTPGSRWLVIGGGVMGLQVARDLVDRGQKVTIAEAAPTFGGLTSAWNLGDVIWDRFYHVTLLSDTKLRDLLTDLGLESQMDWVETKTGFYSDGQLISMSNTAEFLKFPPLNLIQKLRLGGTIFYASKIKNWRRLEKLSVEKWLRRWSGKGVFEKIWQPLLQAKLGEAYKQTSAAFIWAHTARMYKARRSGMKTEMFGYVPGGYATILDKWVGWLKERGAETLVSSPARRVTKLDSGEFEVDFGDGRVQNFDNVVSTIASPVIADTVPQLSDDEKQKHRGIRYLGVVCASMLMKKPISEYYVTNITDTWVPLTAVIEMSTIVNSEKQLGGNHLVYLPKYLPDDHEGLNESDEDYQEKCLSTLEKMYDHFSRDQVLDFKIARAKYVAALATIDYSTRLPDIVTSVPGFYALNSAHIVKGNLNVNETITLGEEKFSDEVWPDYQRRVAK; translated from the coding sequence ATGTCGGTTGCTCCCCCGTCCAATCCGACCTCCGACGTGGCTTCCTCGGCTGCCATCCCATCCCATCACAACCACGACGGAACCCCCGGCAGCCGCTGGTTGGTCATCGGTGGCGGTGTGATGGGGTTGCAAGTCGCTCGTGACCTCGTCGATCGTGGACAAAAAGTCACGATTGCCGAAGCTGCGCCCACGTTTGGTGGGCTCACGAGTGCCTGGAATCTGGGCGACGTGATCTGGGATCGCTTCTATCACGTCACGCTGCTCAGCGACACCAAACTGCGAGACCTCCTGACCGACCTGGGGCTGGAATCGCAGATGGACTGGGTGGAAACCAAGACGGGGTTCTATTCGGACGGCCAACTGATTTCGATGAGCAACACGGCGGAGTTTCTGAAATTCCCGCCGCTGAATTTGATTCAAAAACTGCGGCTCGGCGGCACCATCTTCTACGCCTCGAAAATCAAAAACTGGCGTCGACTCGAAAAACTGTCCGTTGAAAAGTGGCTGCGGCGTTGGTCCGGCAAAGGTGTCTTTGAAAAGATCTGGCAACCTCTTTTACAAGCCAAGCTGGGCGAAGCCTACAAGCAAACCTCCGCGGCCTTCATTTGGGCTCACACCGCTCGGATGTACAAAGCCCGCCGCAGCGGCATGAAGACCGAAATGTTCGGCTATGTTCCCGGTGGCTACGCAACAATTTTGGACAAGTGGGTTGGCTGGCTGAAAGAACGCGGCGCCGAAACGCTGGTGTCGTCGCCTGCTCGACGAGTCACCAAACTCGACAGCGGTGAGTTCGAAGTCGACTTCGGCGATGGGCGCGTGCAAAACTTCGACAATGTTGTTTCCACCATCGCGTCGCCCGTCATCGCTGACACGGTGCCGCAACTGTCCGACGACGAAAAGCAAAAGCACCGTGGGATTCGGTACCTCGGTGTGGTTTGCGCCTCGATGCTGATGAAGAAACCGATCAGCGAGTACTACGTGACGAACATCACCGACACGTGGGTTCCATTGACCGCCGTGATCGAAATGTCGACGATCGTGAACTCCGAAAAGCAACTGGGCGGCAATCATTTGGTCTATCTGCCCAAGTACTTGCCCGACGACCACGAAGGGTTGAACGAGTCCGACGAGGACTATCAAGAAAAATGCTTGTCGACGCTTGAGAAGATGTACGACCATTTTTCTCGCGATCAAGTCCTGGATTTCAAGATCGCTCGCGCCAAGTATGTCGCGGCGCTTGCCACGATCGATTACTCCACACGCCTGCCCGACATTGTGACCAGCGTTCCAGGCTTCTACGCTTTGAACTCCGCTCACATCGTCAAAGGCAATTTGAACGTCAACGAGACCATCACGCTCGGCGAAGAAAAGTTCTCCGACGAAGTCTGGCCCGACTACCAACGTCGCGTTGCGAAGTGA